CGTACTGCGCGTCCAAGTCCGGCGTGGAGGCGTTCGCCCACTGTCTGCGCGGCGAGGTCGGCTACCGGGGCGTGAAGGTCGGGGTCGGCTATCTGTCCTGGACCGACACCGACATGGTGCGCGGCGCCGACGAGGACGACGTCATGCGGGAGTTGAGGCAGCGGCTGCCGTGGCCGACGAACCGCACCTACCCCCTGGGCCCGGCGGTCGACCGGATCGTGGCGGGGATCGAACGGCGCTCCGCGCACGTCTACGCCCAGTGGTGGCTGCGCGGGATGCAGTCGATCCGGGGGTACCTGCCGACGGTGATAGGGACCGTGGGGCAGCGCGAGATGAAGCGCTTCGGGCCCCGGCTCGACGGCGTCGGCAAGGGGCTCGTGGGGGCCGGAGGACGGGCCGATCAGACGGAGCGCGTCCAGGGCGGATGATCGAAATGCGGTGAATGTCCGGGTGTGTAAGTCTGAGCGAGGTCCCACCGGGGCCGACCCCACGCACCCACATAGGAGTGAACAGCATGGGTATCGCAGACCAGTTCAAGGACAAGGCGCAGGAGCTCGCCGACCAGGCCAAGCAGCAGAAGGCGGGCGGCAAGCGGCCCGAGGCGCGCGAGCGCTCCGCCGGCCGCCCGGAGCGTGCCCAGGACCAGGCGCAGGGCCGTCGGCCCGAGGCGCGGGACCGGGCGCGCGACGCCGGCGAGCAGGCGCGTGAGCGCTCCGAGCGCTGACGGCCGACGCGTCTGACGTCCGCGGTCTGTTGGGGCGTACCCGGGTGCCGGGTACGCCCCTTCTCGTGCGTCCAGGGCCGGTTGAACCTGCCCCGGAGGGGCGGCCCGGCAGGTCACCTCGGGGGGAGCGGGGGCCTGCGCAGATTCGGGGCGGTGTCGTAGCTGGGGGGTGTCGCCGCCGGGTGGGCGGCCAGGAGGTCCAGGGCCACCCTGACGGCGTCGTCCAGCACCGCGTGGCGCCCCTCGGCCCAGTCGAGCGGGGTGCGCAGCGCCTCCAGGTCGGGCTCGACACCGTGGTTCTCGACGGACCAGCCGTAGGTGTCGAACCAGGCCGCGTTCATCGGCACCGTGATCACCGTGCCGTCGCCGAGCCGGTGCCGCCCGGTCATCCCGACCACTCCGCCCCAGGTGCGCTGGCCCACCACCGGTCCCAGCTTCAGCAGCCGGAACGCGGCGGTGATCATGTCGCCGTCGGAGGACGTGGCTTCGTCCGCGAGGGCGACGACCGGGCCCCGGGGGGCGTTGGAGGCGTACGAGACCGCCTGGGCGTTGCGGGTCAGGTCCCAGCCGAGGATGGTACGGGTGAGCTTCTCGACGACCAGCTCGCTGATGTGGCCGCCCGCGTTGCCCCGTACGTCCACGATCAGTGCCGGGCGCGACACCTCCAGCCGCAGATCGCGGTTGAACTGCGCCCAGCCGGAGCCGCCCATGTCGGGGATGTGCAGGTATCCGCACTTGCCGTGGCTCAACTCCCGTACGACCTCGCGCCGTTTGGCGACCCAGTCCTGGTAGCGCAGCGGACGCTCGTCGACCAGGGGGACGATCGCGATACGGCGTGACCGGCCGCCGCACTCGCCTCCGGCCGGGCGGAACGTCAGCTCCACCGTGGTGCCGCCCGCCGCCGTCAGCAGCGGGTACGGTCCCGCGACCGGGTCCACCTGCCGGCCGTCGACGTGGGTGAGGACGGCGCCGTCCCGGATGCCCGCACCGGCGAGCGGTGACCGCGCCTTCGAGTCCGAGGAGTCGCCCGGCAGGATGCGCTGGACCATCCACTCGCCGTCCCTGCACACGAGGTTGGCGCCCAGCAGCCCGATCGCCCGCTGGTAGTGCGGGGGTCCCTCGTTGCGGCGGGCGGGCGAGACGTAGGCATGGGAGGTGCCCAGCTCGCCGAGTACCTCGCGCAGCAGATCGGCGAACTCGTCGGGGGAGGAGACCCGTTCGACCAGGGGCCGGTACTGGTCCAGCACGCCCTCCCAGTCGATGCCGCACATGTCGGGTTCCCAGAAGTAGGACCGGATGATCCGCCCCGCCTCCCCGTACGCCTGGCGCCACTCGGCCGCCGGGTCGACGTCGTGCAGGATGCGGCGCAGGTCGAGGAAGACCGTCGTGTCGTTGTCGCCGCTCTCGTTGGAGGGCACGGCGCGCAGTTCGCCGTCGTCCATGACGACCAGCCGGGTCGCGTCCCCGCTGACCGCGAACCAGTCCAGGTGGCCGACCAGTTCGGTCTTGCGGGCCTTGGCGATGTTGAAGTGTTCCAGCGTGGGGCGGCCCGACATGTCCGCCGGGTTCGCGAACGTCTCGCCCAGTGCGCCGGAGATCGGCCAGCGCAGCCAGACGAGACCGCCGCCGCTGACCGGCTGGAGCGCCGAGTACTTCGACGCCGACACCGGGAACGGGGTCACCCTGTTCTCCAGCCCCTCGAACTCCACGATGACCGTCGTTCCCTCGACCGGGCCCTCGGGGACGTCCACCGGGTCCAGGCCGCCCGCCGCCGGACGTCCGTCCGGGAGCAGGGCGAAGGGGGAGGGGGTGGCCGAGGAGAGGGGGACCAGATACGGGCGGCAGCCCAGCGGGAAGGAGAGGTCGCCGGTGTGGACGTCGTACACCGGGTCGAAGCCGCGCCAGGACAGGAACGCGAGATAGCGGCCGTCGCCCGTGAAGACGGGGTTCTCGTCCTCGAAGCGGCCGTTGGTGACGTCCACCATCACCGGGGCGCCGGGGCCGGTGATCCGGGCGAGTTTGATCTGCCGCAGCGAGCGGCCGATGCCGGGGTGCGACCAGGTCAGCCAGTGGCCGTCCGGGGAGAACGCCAGATCGCGGACCGGGCCGTTCACGGAGCGGATGAGCTCGGTGAGCCCGTCGTCCGGGGTTCCGTCCGCCGG
The DNA window shown above is from Streptomyces sp. Alt3 and carries:
- a CDS encoding S41 family peptidase — translated: MSDDVAYLRFPHLHKDLLCFAAEDDLWVAPLAPAGQRPGRAWRLTVDRTRVGHPRFSPDGSRIAYTTWRTLDPEIHLVPVEGGPARRLTYWGSTDARVCGWSPDPGDSSQILAVSSHNQPFSYFSWAYSVPTDGSPGGKLPWGPVSDIAVADIDGERRTLLLTGKPPHEPAAWKRYRGGAMGRLWLHGERLLPDIGGHLDAPMFVGRRIAFLSDHEGVGNLYSCLMDGSDLRRHTDHDAFYARHASSDGRRVVYQCGGDLWLVEDLESPDAVPRKLEVRLGGPRTGRRTYQVPASSHVDSLSVDETGRASAVSVRGSLYWLTHRDGPARTIADTPGVRVRLPEMLGSSGRVAYVTDAEGDDAVEIAYLPRASGDRPPRRLAAGRLGRIHEMVSDPEGERLAVASNDGRLLLLDTTEDDVEPAVDLLGPDGDPPEGPVPPEEPDQGVAPPRTVAPLDVLTRTADPGDAPQGAGPSDDGDGPPDGGTPDEAPADGTPDDGLTELIRSVNGPVRDLAFSPDGHWLTWSHPGIGRSLRQIKLARITGPGAPVMVDVTNGRFEDENPVFTGDGRYLAFLSWRGFDPVYDVHTGDLSFPLGCRPYLVPLSSATPSPFALLPDGRPAAGGLDPVDVPEGPVEGTTVIVEFEGLENRVTPFPVSASKYSALQPVSGGGLVWLRWPISGALGETFANPADMSGRPTLEHFNIAKARKTELVGHLDWFAVSGDATRLVVMDDGELRAVPSNESGDNDTTVFLDLRRILHDVDPAAEWRQAYGEAGRIIRSYFWEPDMCGIDWEGVLDQYRPLVERVSSPDEFADLLREVLGELGTSHAYVSPARRNEGPPHYQRAIGLLGANLVCRDGEWMVQRILPGDSSDSKARSPLAGAGIRDGAVLTHVDGRQVDPVAGPYPLLTAAGGTTVELTFRPAGGECGGRSRRIAIVPLVDERPLRYQDWVAKRREVVRELSHGKCGYLHIPDMGGSGWAQFNRDLRLEVSRPALIVDVRGNAGGHISELVVEKLTRTILGWDLTRNAQAVSYASNAPRGPVVALADEATSSDGDMITAAFRLLKLGPVVGQRTWGGVVGMTGRHRLGDGTVITVPMNAAWFDTYGWSVENHGVEPDLEALRTPLDWAEGRHAVLDDAVRVALDLLAAHPAATPPSYDTAPNLRRPPLPPR